One Aegilops tauschii subsp. strangulata cultivar AL8/78 chromosome 7, Aet v6.0, whole genome shotgun sequence genomic window carries:
- the LOC109732613 gene encoding desmethyl-deoxy-podophyllotoxin synthase: protein MAMAELIEPVVFPPLYPLLLPLLVIVPLLYLVRSSPRQNRGTQRRLPPSPWALPVIGHLHHLAGALPHRAMRDLSRRHGPLMLLRLCELRIVVASSAGAAREMLRTHDLAFAGRPMTPTGRVLLGDSLGVIAAPYGRAWRQLRVICTLELLTARRVRSFAPVRAEEVGRLLRSLAPEPGSAPAAVNLSERIAACVADSAVRAIVGSRFANRGAFLRLLERRMKLVPAKCLPDLFPSSRLAMLVSSMPRRIRRERREMMEFVDAIVREHQQNRVAAGDDEDLLDVLLRVQSEGELDPPLTDDDVKTVIIDMFMAGSETSATLLQWAMAELVKNPGAMRKAQEEVRREVSGRVTEDVLGSLGYLGLVIKETLRLHPPATLILRECRAACRVLGFDVPAGAMVLVNAWAVGRDAGSWGADAEEFRPERFDGSGVDFRGTDFEYIPFGAGRRMCPGVAFGLANVELALASLLHHFDWELPEPGEELDMAEAMGLTTRRRSDLLLVPKLRVPLPC, encoded by the exons ATGGCCATGGCCGAGCTCATTGAGCCAGTAGTATTTCCTCCTCTCTACCCACTCCTCCTTCCTCTGCTCGTCATCGTCCCCTTGCTCTACCTGGTCCGGTCGTCGCCGCGTCAGAACAGAGGAACCCAACGGCGGCTGCCGCCGTCGCCGTGGGCGCTCCCCGTCATCGGCCACCTCCACCATCTCGCCGGCGCGCTCCCGCACCGCGCCATGCGGGACCTGTCGCGCCGCCACGGCCCGCTCATGCTGCTCCGGCTCTGCGAGCTGCGCATCGTCGTCGCCTCCTCCGCGGGCGCCGCGCGGGAGATGCTGAGGACCCACGACCTCGCGTTCGCCGGCCGCCCCATGACGCCCACGGGGAGGGTCCTCCTCGGGGACAGCCTCGGCGTCATCGCCGCGCCCTACGGCCGCGCGTGGCGGCAGCTCCGCGTGATCTGCACCCTCGAGCTCCTCACCGCCCGCCGCGTCCGCTCCTTTGCCCCCGTGCGCGCGGAGGAGGTCGGCCGGCTGCTCCGCTCCCTGGCGCCGGAGCCGGGCTCGGCTCCGGCAGCGGTGAACctgagcgagaggatcgccgcgTGCGTGGCGGACTCGGCGGTGCGCGCCATCGTCGGCAGCCGGTTCGCGAACCGTGGCGCGTTCCTGCGGCTGCTGGAGCGGAGGATGAAGCTCGTGCCGGCCAAGTGCCTGCCGGACCTCTTCCCGTCGTCACGGCTGGCGATGCTTGTCAGCTCGATGCCGCGCCGGATTAGGAGGGAGCGCCGCGAGATGATGGAGTTCGTCGACGCCAtcgtccgcgagcaccagcagaACAGGGTGGCCGCCGGCGACGACGAGGACCTGCTCGATGTCCTCCTCAGGGTCCAAAGCGAGGGCGAGCTCGATCCTCCCCTCACCGACGACGACGTCAAGACCGTTATCATC GACATGTTCATGGCGGGCAGCGAGACGTCGGCGACGTTGCTGCAGTGGGCGATGGCGGAGCTCGTGAAGAACCCGGGAGCGATGCGCAAGGCGCAGGAGGAGGTCCGGCGGGAGGTGTCCGGGCGCGTCACGGAGGACGTCCTGGGGAGCCTCGGCTACCTGGGCCTGGTCATCAAGGAGACGCTCCGGCTGCACCCTCCGGCGACGCTGATCCTGCGCGAGTGCCGGGCCGCGTGCCGGGTGCTGGGGTTCGACGTGCCGGCGGGGGCGATGGTGCTGGTGAACGCGTGGGCCGTCGGCCGGGACGCGGGCAGCTGGGGCGCCGACGCCGAGGAGTTCCGGCCGGAGCGGTTCGACGGCAGCGGCGTGGACTTCAGGGGCACGGACTTCGAGTACATCCCGTTCGGCGCCGGGCGGCGGATGTGCCCAGGGGTGGCGTTCGGGCTGGCCAACGTGGAGCTCGCGCTCGCCAGCCTCCTGCACCACTTCGACTGGGAGCTGCCGGAGCCCGGGGAGGAGCTGGACATGGCCGAGGCCATGGGACTCACCACGCGGCGGCGCTCCGATCTCCTCCTTGTTCCCAAGCTCCGCGTGCCTCTGCCTTGTTGA
- the LOC109732612 gene encoding uncharacterized protein, whose protein sequence is MSDDVIWHCIRHNHCSFMAKIETGIFCRNPYNATGICNRSSCPLANSRYATIRDHDGVFYLYMKTAERAHLPKKLWERVKLPRNYEKAMEIINKHLEFWPKLLVHKIKQRLTKMTQYRIRMRRLQLKVREKIMTVPRKKTQRDLRRLDKAEKAAQLDKSIESELKERLRKGVYGEIYNFPFKQFDTILDMEKDDLAPEIEEEEEGEIEYVEGDDIEMGDMDDMEDFEGFGDEDDDGDEDDDLDEPATKKPKLPGSDSRSKIGRKSTKVITEVEEDEYRGSRQRTRM, encoded by the exons ATGAGCGACGACGTGATATGGCACTGCATCCGCCACAACCACTGCAGCTTCATGGCCAA GATCGAGACGGGGATATTCTGCCGGAACCCCTACAACGCCACCGGCATATGCAACCGGAGCTCGTGCCCGCTCGCCAACAGCCGCTACGCCACCATCCGGGACCACGACG GTGTATTCTACTTATACATGAAAACTGCTGAAAGAGCTCATCTGCCAAAAAAACTATGGGAGAGAGTCAAACTACCCAGGAACTATGAGAAGGCAATGGAAATCATCAACAAGCATCTC GAATTTTGGCCCAAGCTACTTGTGCACAAGATCAAACAGCGTCTGACAAAAATGACTCAGTATCGGATAAGAATGAGGAGACTCCAACTTAAAGTGAG AGAGAAGATAATGACAGTTCCCAGGAAGAAAACTCAGCGCGATCTCCGAAGATTGGACAAAGCTGAAAAGGCTGCTCAACTAGATAAG AGTATTGAAAGTGAGCTAAAGGAACGTCTGAGGAAAGGTGTTTATGGTGAAATATATAATTTCCCCTTCAAGCAGTTTGATACTATCCTTGACATGGAAAAGGATGATTTGGCTCCTGAGATAGAAGAGGAAGAA GAAGGTGAGATAGAGTATGTTGAAGGCGATGATATCGAGATGGGTGACATGGACGATATGGAAGATTTTGAAGGCTTTGGTGATGAAGATG ATGATGGAGATGAAGATGATGATTTGGATGAGCCAGCAACAAAGAAGCCCAAGTTACCAGGCTCCGATTCGAGGTCAAAGATTGGGCGGAAGTCTACGAAGGTTATCACAGAG GTGGAAGAAGACGAGTACAGGGGTAGCAGGCAAAGGACGCGAATGTGA